One Phoenix dactylifera cultivar Barhee BC4 chromosome 8, palm_55x_up_171113_PBpolish2nd_filt_p, whole genome shotgun sequence genomic window carries:
- the LOC103703416 gene encoding mitogen-activated protein kinase kinase kinase 18-like codes for MGKGEWYRGRTIGRGSSATVSLATITASGEVFAVKSAELSRAGMLRREQRILANLSYPHVVSYLGFDITSETNGVYYNLFMEYATRGSLSDEIEKQGGRLDEPTIRSYSCQILRGLAYLHSNSIAHCDVKGRNVLIGSDGRAMIADLGCARWMADEDGRGCLQLRGTPMYMAPEAARGEEQGTPADVWALGCTVVEMATGRAPWPEFSDPIAALHRIAFSTDVPELPSWISDEGKDFLDRCLRRDPNERWTAEQLLKHPFVASSANCLPSSNSTPKWISPKSTLDQAFWESISDEEEEVDKVENSSNDPSQRIQHLATAAAGVGVPDWTWDDSWMTIRTDGRECEIIPRVEEDKTPSPVDGPTTGGSPPTYSSVGRSGEILTTSGSGGSSSEEFMLSTNHMGGEEDFLSDSDNNYAFIDDYNCNNPSLVQAEEGNERVLLSCRKDAAVFSNGNCNSVNQKQRHPVCVFKLVLSFASSWLFAFVFIFLFLLKRSFSTKDWEMDGSCEDGVDLMI; via the coding sequence ATGGGCAAGGGCGAGTGGTACAGAGGCCGGACTATCGGCCGCGGGTCCTCCGCCACCGTCTCCCTCGCTACGATCACCGCCTCCGGCGAGGTCTTCGCGGTCAAGTCGGCGGAGCTCTCTCGCGCCGGGATGCTTCGGAGGGAGCAGAGGATCCTCGCGAATCTGAGTTATCCTCACGTCGTCTCCTACCTTGGCTTTGACATCACCTCCGAAACAAACGGTGTATACTACAATCTCTTCATGGAGTACGCCACCAGGGGCTCGCTCTCCGACGAGATCGAGAAGCAGGGCGGCCGCCTCGACGAGCCGACGATTCGGTCCTACAGCTGCCAAATTCTCCGCGGGCTGGCCTACCTCCACTCCAACAGCATCGCCCATTGCGACGTCAAGGGCCGGAACGTCCTGATCGGATCCGACGGCCGCGCAATGATCGCCGACTTGGGCTGCGCACGGTGGATGGCTGATGAGGATGGCAGAGGCTGCCTCCAATTGAGGGGGACGCCGATGTACATGGCGCCGGAGGCGGCGCGAGGAGAGGAACAGGGGACGCCGGCCGACGTCTGGGCGTTGGGGTGCACCGTCGTGGAGATGGCCACCGGGCGCGCGCCTTGGCCGGAATTCTCCGATCCGATCGCCGCCCTCCACCGGATTGCCTTCTCCACCGACGTGCCGGAGCTACCCAGCTGGATCTCCGACGAGGGGAAGGACTTCTTGGACAGATGCCTAAGAAGAGATCCCAACGAGCGGTGGACGGCGGAGCAGCTTCTCAAGCATCCATTCGTGGCATCGTCGGCGAATTGCCTCCCGAGCTCGAATTCAACTCCCAAATGGATCTCCCCCAAGAGCACTCTCGATCAGGCCTTCTGGGAATCAATATCAGACGAAGAAGAAGAGGTCGACAAAGTCGAAAACTCATCGAATGATCCATCACAGAGAATTCAGCATctcgccaccgccgccgccggcgtCGGCGTTCCCGACTGGACATGGGACGACAGCTGGATGACCATCAGAACAGACGGCAGGGAATGCGAGATCATTCCACGGGTCGAGGAAGATAAAACCCCGTCTCCGGTAGACGGGCCGACCACCGGCGGCAGCCCGCCGACTTATTCGTCGGTCGGCAGGAGCGGCGAAATTCTCACGACGAGCGGCAGCGGTGGAAGCAGCAGCGAAGAATTCATGTTAAGCACTAATCACATGGGCGGAGAGGAGGATTTCCTCTCCGATTCAGATAATAATTATGCCTTCATCGACGATTATAATTGTAATAATCCAAGTCTAGTACAGGCAGAGGAGGGAAATGAGAGGGTGCTCCTTAGCTGTAGAAAAGATGCTGCTGTATTCAGTAATGGTAATTGTAATTCAGTGAATCAGAAGCAAAGACATCCTGTTTGCGTTTTTAAATTGGTGCTTTCCTTTGCATCCAGTTGGCTCTTTGCTTTTGTCTTTATCTTTTTGTTCCTCCTCAAGAGAAGCTTTAGTACCAAGGATTGGGAGATGGACGGAAGCTGTGAGGATGGCGTGGATCTAATGATCTGA